A single window of Calderihabitans maritimus DNA harbors:
- a CDS encoding M23 family metallopeptidase, with protein MRPIIWLSSRKAKTAFLKITIIIALGIAIGYLYQNRDLQYEKLSQLPIPLVETCQELEADNGIPWELLAAFYQVQKEKGVISGSSEDTQITALALKLTKHPTNSFLNLLTVIPHPVRAFQIWQRYHSLKKVSYLFSKRYYFPVGKHKVYFMDTWGAERDGGKRRHQGTDIFAPPGTPLYAVTDGIIERKGWNRLGGWRIGLRGEDGIYYYYAHLQSYAPGIQQGDKIEKGTVLGYVGHTGNAEGTPDHLHFGMETPLKRWINPYPFLVYWQRKSSLL; from the coding sequence ATGAGGCCAATTATATGGTTGTCATCTCGAAAGGCTAAGACTGCTTTCCTGAAAATAACCATAATAATCGCTCTAGGAATAGCAATCGGCTATCTGTACCAAAACCGAGATCTCCAGTATGAAAAACTTTCCCAATTACCAATTCCGTTGGTAGAAACTTGTCAAGAACTGGAGGCCGACAATGGAATCCCATGGGAGCTTCTGGCGGCCTTCTACCAGGTCCAAAAGGAAAAAGGTGTTATTTCCGGTTCCTCAGAGGACACCCAAATTACCGCCTTAGCTTTGAAGCTGACCAAGCATCCGACCAATTCTTTCCTGAACCTGCTGACGGTCATTCCTCACCCCGTTCGAGCTTTTCAAATTTGGCAGCGTTATCATTCGTTAAAAAAAGTTTCTTATCTGTTTTCAAAAAGATATTATTTTCCGGTAGGCAAACATAAAGTTTATTTTATGGATACCTGGGGTGCCGAACGGGACGGAGGAAAACGCAGACACCAGGGAACTGACATTTTTGCTCCGCCTGGAACCCCCCTTTATGCAGTAACCGACGGAATCATTGAACGCAAAGGTTGGAATCGCCTGGGAGGCTGGCGGATAGGACTTAGAGGGGAGGACGGAATCTACTATTATTACGCCCACCTCCAATCCTACGCTCCCGGTATCCAACAAGGCGACAAAATAGAAAAAGGTACTGTTCTGGGATATGTAGGCCACACGGGAAATGCGGAAGGCACACCGGACCATCTTCACTTCGGCATGGAAACACCGCTAAAGCGGTGGATTAACCCTTACCCTTTCCTAGTATACTGGCAAAGGAAAAGTTCGCTGTTGTAA